The following are encoded in a window of Apis mellifera strain DH4 linkage group LG10, Amel_HAv3.1, whole genome shotgun sequence genomic DNA:
- the LOC410191 gene encoding ring canal kelch homolog, with the protein MESASQNQVQSASNNADTSENKGSCLLLRYASQNSLDESSQKHIPRESGKDKPPYRNHHHTNRAFDVINEMRKKNLLCDVILVADGGLEVPAHKMVLAACSPYFYAMFTSFEERDQERITLQGVDYSALELLVDYVYSAEVHVTEDNVQVLLPAANLLQLTDVRDACCDFLQAQLHPSNCLGIRAFADLHSCLELLSHADSYIEQHFSEVVDGEEFLTLAPQQVAKLICSDRLMVPSEEKVFECVISWVHHDLEKRQAHLAQLMEHVRLPLLSQEYLVQRVEEEPLLKANLQCKDFLIEALKYHLLKGEQKSLFKTPRTKPRQPRGLPKVLLVVGGQAPKAIRSVECYDFKEEKWYQVSELPTRRCRAGLSVLGGRVYAVGGFNGSLRVRTVDIYDAATDQWSPCPEMEARRSTLGVAVLGNCIYAVGGFDGSTGLNSAEVYDPRTHEWRFIAPMSTRRSSVGVGVVKGLLYAVGGYDGVSRQCLSSVECYNPEKDQWKPVPDMSARRSGAGVGVLDGILYAVGGHDGPLVRKSVEAFNPDTNQWTPVSDMALCRRNAGVVALNGLLYVVGGDDGSSSLASVEVYSPRTDTWTTLPTCMGIGRSYAGVAIIDKPMPSTTSM; encoded by the exons ATGGAGTCAGCAAGTCAGAATCAGGTACAAAGTGCCTCTAACAATGCTGATACTTCTGAAAACAAGGGaag ttgTTTATTACTTCGATATGCTAGTCAAAATTCATTGGATGAAAGTTCACAAAAACATATACCTCGTGAGAGTGGAAAAGATAAACCACCATATAGAAATCATCATCATACAAATCGGGCATTTGATGTTATCAATGAAATGAGAAA gaaaaatttattatgtgatGTAATCTTGGTGGCAGATGGAGGTTTAGAAGTACCTGCTCATAAAATGGTTCTGGCTGCTTGTAGTCCTTATTTTTATGCTATGTTTACCAGTTTTGAGGAAAGAGATCAAGAAAGGATAACATTACAAGGTGTAGATTATTCTGCACTTGAATTATTGGTAGATTATGTATATTCTGCAGAAGTTCACGTCACTGAAGATAATGTACAAGTGTTGTTACCAGCTGCAAATCTTTTACAATTAACTGATGTCCGTGATGCATGTTGTGATTTTTTACAAGCTCAACTACATCCATCAAATTGTTTAGGAATTCGTGCATTTGCTGATCTTCATAGTTGTTTAGAGTTATTGTCACATGCTGATAGTTACATTGAACAACATTTTtc AGAAGTAGTGGAtggagaagaatttttgaCATTAGCACCACAGCAAGTAGCTAAATTAATTTGCAGTGATCGTTTAATGGTCCCTTCAGAAGAAAAAGTATTCGAATGTGTAATATCATGGGTGCATCATGATTTGGAAAAAAGACAAGCTCATTTAGCACAATTAATGGAACATGTACGCTTACCTTTATTATCCCAAGAATATTTAGTACAACGTGTGGAAGAAGAACCACTTCTTAAAGCAAATTTACAat gtaaagattttttgatcgaagctttgaaatatcatttactTAAAGGAGAACAAAAGTCATTATTCAAAACACCTCGTACAAAACCTAGACAACCAAGAGGTTTACCAAAAGTGTTACTAGTTGTAGGAGGACAGGCTCCAAAAGCAATTAGAAGTGTAGAATGTTATgatttcaaagaagaaaaatggtaTCAAGTATCTGAATTACCTACGCGTCGTTGTAGAGctg gTTTATCCGTCCTTGGTGGTCGTGTATATGCTGTTGGTGGATTTAATGGATCTCTTAGAGTACGAACAGTAGATATTTATGATGCAGCTACAGATCAATGGTCACCTTGTCCAGAAATGGAAGCAAGAAGATCAACACTTGGTGTAGCAGTCCTTGGAAATTGCATATATGct gttGGTGGATTTGATGGATCAACTGGTCTTAATTCTGCTGAAGTTTATGATCCAAGAACTCATGAGTGGAGGTTTATTGCACCAATGTCAACACGTAGGAGTAGTGTTGGGGTGGGAGTTGTTAAGGGATTATTATATGCT gttGGTGGTTATGATGGAGTATCCAGACAATGTTTATCTAGCGTTGAATGTTACAATCCAGAAAAAGATCAATGGAAACCTGTGCCCGATATGTCTGCACGTCGAAGTGGCGCCGGAGTTGGAGTTTTAGATGGAATTCTATATGCTGTAGGAGGACATGATGGCCCATTAGTCAGAAAAAGTGTAGAAGCTTTCAATCCAGATACTAATCAATGGACTCCAGTTAGTGATATGGCTCTTTGTCGTAGAAATGctg gtgTTGTTGCATTAAATGGTCTTTTGTATGTGGTTGGTGGTGACGATGGTTCATCGAGTTTGGCATCTGTAGAAGTATACTCCCCAAGAACGGATACTTGGACAACTCTTCCAACTTGTATGGGAATTGGTCGTAGTTACGCTGGAGTAGCAATAATCGACAAACCAATGCCATCCACAACATCGATGTGA
- the LOC113219049 gene encoding GATA zinc finger domain-containing protein 14-like produces the protein MNNRNNQERDDSYQNVGRGSRGFQNRPSGSIQMHSNLNPNYQNPVDLVHNYNRNRQLQEPEENIYERLDNDDDDNTENNSEVVHNESTIQNNQNNVDDHTYERIDDRYSYSSRNQYDQPRQFYLDSSRLSNQFCQNRLGRLGRNCFSTENIAYASTGRAIYPLGYNCMCSFCRHIDTRYLCHHCHNLHNRLRYQDGFASNSRHYIYQLPRNCRCPFCRGEYSYIKLPVTSCRPTESLRMECHCKNPNNCTCRSKVLSNSNSAAQFSKYLDWISRGSPSVNNPLYATVHIGRPCVSALGSNTSNTGNSSSSADPGASTSNMSVPASTINEPSTSSNIRSIFSSHNSSTSHPSVCSANRSTERQHTCDDSCIRNQSGSVTGICQFLGRCERAECNHSRLSVHWWFVNRWLPAWNPHYFDRNMDTVPPMEEESREQQESDSDDT, from the exons ATGAACAATAGAAATAATCAAGAAAGAGATGATAGTTATCAAAACGTAGGTCGTGGTTCACGAGGCTTCCAAAATCGTCCCAGTGGTTCGATACAGATGCACTCAAATCTCAATCCAAATTATCAGAATCCGGTGGATTTAGTCCATAATTACAATCGTAATCGACAATTACAAGAaccagaagaaaatatttatgaaagacTGGATAACGACGATGATGATAATACTGAGAATAATAGCGAGGTTGTTCATAATGAATCCACgattcaaaataatcaaaacaatGTGGACGATCATACATACGAAAGGATAGATGATCGATATTCTTATAGCA GTAGAAATCAATATGATCAACCAAGACAATTTTATCTAGATTCATCACGATTGTCTAACCAATTTTGCCAGAATAGATTAGGTAGACTAGGTCGTAACTGTTTCTCGACTGAAAACATTGCTTATGCATCAACTGGACGAGCCATTTATCCGCTTGGTTACAATTGTATGTGTTCGTTTTGTAGACATATAGATACGAGATATTTATGTCATCATTGCCATAACTTGCATAACAGATTACGTTATCAAGATGGATTTGCAAGTAATTCTagacattatatatatcaattaccaAGAAATTGCAGGTGCCCTTTTTGCCGTGGTGAATATTCTTACATAAAACTGCCCGTTACGTCTTGTCGACCTACCGAATCTTTAAGAATGGAATGCCATTGTAAAAATCCTAATAATTGTACTTGCAGATCAAAAGTTttatctaattctaattctgcCGCTCAATTTAGCAAATATCTTGATTGGATAAGTAGAGGCAGCCCATCAGTTAATAATCCACTTTATGCAACAGTTCATATTGGTAGACCTTGTGTTTCAGCTCTTGGAAGTAATACAAGTAATACAGGAAATTCATCCAGCAGCGCAGATCCTGGCGCTTCGACATCGAATATGTCAGTACCTGCATCCACAATCAATGAACCTAGCACATCATCAAATATTAGATCAATCTTCTCATCGCACAATTCTTCAACTTCACACCCTTCCGTTTGTTCTGCCAACCGTTCAACAGAACGTCAACACACGTGCGATGATTCTTGTATCAGAAATCAGAGTGGAAGCGTTACTGGTATTTGTCAATTTCTTGGTAGATGTGAAAGAGCAGAATGTAATCATAGTAGATTATCCGTGCATTGGTGGTTCGTAAATAGATGGTTGCCAGCTTGGAATCCTCATTATTTTGATAGAAACATGGACACTGTTCCTCCAATGGAGGAAGAATCTCGAGAACAGCAAGAAAGTGATAGTGATGAtacttaa